The Chloroflexota bacterium genome window below encodes:
- a CDS encoding molybdopterin-binding protein, with protein sequence MQLRNIPLDDALGAILVHNITGADGRKVLAKGRQLNADDIAKIRALGKTTVYAAMLEPGDVREDDAATRLARTLIGNHIEASKPSGGRINLYANHAGFLRVNRDALKRINELDGVTLATILGFTRVAPKKMIATLKTVGLALPEATLRTADDIGAVLSITPVARSDVAIVLTGSENARARVEEIFLPPLRARFEDLGARVIAEAYVDEDADALAGTLGGVIGGGAQLVVIAGETSIMDANDVTPRGIQNAGGMIEVYGAPVEPGNLLLLAYKPCEGLLDIPIIGAPGCVKSRETNVVDLLLPPLLVGERVTRADVNALAEGGLLIG encoded by the coding sequence ATGCAGTTGCGAAATATTCCGCTCGATGACGCGCTCGGCGCGATTCTCGTCCACAATATCACGGGCGCGGACGGGCGCAAGGTGTTGGCGAAAGGTCGTCAACTCAACGCGGACGATATCGCGAAAATTCGCGCGCTCGGCAAGACGACGGTGTACGCGGCGATGCTCGAACCAGGCGACGTGCGCGAGGATGACGCGGCGACGCGACTGGCGCGCACGCTCATCGGCAATCATATCGAGGCGAGCAAGCCGAGCGGGGGCAGAATAAATCTTTACGCGAATCATGCCGGCTTTTTGCGCGTGAATCGGGACGCGTTAAAACGCATCAACGAATTAGACGGCGTTACGCTCGCGACGATACTGGGATTCACACGCGTCGCGCCGAAGAAAATGATTGCGACGCTCAAGACGGTTGGACTCGCGTTGCCCGAAGCGACCCTGCGCACGGCAGACGACATCGGCGCAGTGTTGAGCATCACGCCGGTCGCGCGTTCTGACGTTGCGATTGTTCTGACCGGGAGCGAGAACGCGCGCGCGCGCGTCGAAGAAATTTTTCTGCCGCCGCTCCGCGCGCGGTTCGAAGACCTGGGCGCGCGGGTGATCGCCGAAGCGTACGTGGACGAAGACGCGGACGCGCTCGCGGGGACATTGGGCGGGGTGATCGGCGGCGGCGCGCAATTGGTTGTGATTGCGGGCGAAACTTCGATCATGGATGCGAACGACGTAACGCCGCGGGGCATTCAAAACGCCGGCGGCATGATCGAGGTGTACGGCGCGCCGGTGGAGCCGGGGAATTTGTTGTTGCTCGCGTACAAACCTTGCGAAGGTTTACTGGATATCCCAATCATCGGCGCGCCTGGGTGCGTGAAATCGCGCGAGACGAATGTGGTAGATTTGCTTCTGCCGCCGTTGCTTGTGGGCGAGCGCGTGACGCGCGCAGACGTGAATGCGCTCGCCGAGGGTGGGTTGTTGATTGGATAA
- a CDS encoding LysM peptidoglycan-binding domain-containing protein produces the protein MRLPTLRLPSLPAGTADYLQRNLYAILAGVFIIAIGFGYLYFYTSLVAPTLNTRNQLASQVTDARQAAQARGILPESPDSLQTKLNNARATLVAASKVFLTDAQISDYIKRLYLYADDSHVTIIDLQTSVRAGVAPPTPTPLVTATRTITPTVPAAPAAPPAQTSQPTVLLSPTATRPPVTFTPTRAPQGAPTGAGADLFRVTTVRLQARGSSNQLVEFVSRIRETQIPGVLVTVLDLAQGEKNALLTLELVMVSAAAPETATPRPTAPAPTRPPVVATPALPPPTALLMPTPTLIFTPLPTSTAAATATFIPTLSPASTTYVVRAGDTLYSIARRYNTSVEAIMAANRLSNYNIYVGQTLIIPR, from the coding sequence ATGAGACTGCCCACACTCCGCTTGCCGTCGCTGCCGGCGGGCACGGCAGATTACTTGCAAAGAAATCTTTACGCGATTCTCGCTGGCGTCTTTATCATCGCGATTGGGTTCGGCTATTTGTATTTCTACACGTCGCTCGTTGCTCCCACGCTCAACACGCGCAATCAACTCGCGTCCCAGGTGACGGATGCGCGCCAAGCCGCCCAAGCGCGCGGGATTTTGCCCGAAAGCCCGGACAGTTTACAAACTAAATTGAACAATGCGCGCGCGACGCTCGTCGCCGCGTCCAAAGTATTTCTGACCGACGCGCAAATCAGCGATTACATCAAACGGTTGTATCTTTACGCGGATGACAGTCACGTGACGATTATTGATTTGCAGACGAGCGTGCGCGCGGGTGTTGCGCCGCCTACGCCCACTCCACTGGTAACTGCCACCCGCACCATCACGCCGACAGTTCCTGCCGCGCCCGCCGCGCCGCCAGCCCAAACCAGCCAACCAACTGTGTTGCTCAGTCCCACTGCCACACGCCCGCCGGTTACTTTCACGCCGACGCGCGCGCCACAAGGCGCGCCGACCGGGGCGGGCGCAGATTTATTTCGCGTGACGACGGTGCGTTTGCAGGCGCGTGGCTCGTCGAATCAACTCGTCGAGTTTGTCTCGCGTATCCGCGAAACACAGATTCCCGGCGTCCTCGTCACCGTACTCGATTTGGCGCAAGGCGAGAAGAATGCGCTGCTGACTCTGGAACTCGTGATGGTGTCCGCCGCCGCGCCGGAAACCGCGACGCCGCGACCGACCGCGCCCGCGCCGACCAGACCGCCCGTTGTCGCGACACCGGCGCTGCCGCCGCCAACGGCGCTACTCATGCCCACACCCACGTTGATTTTTACTCCACTGCCTACGTCCACCGCGGCGGCAACCGCAACCTTCATTCCAACGTTGTCGCCCGCGTCCACCACCTATGTTGTTCGCGCCGGCGACACACTCTATTCGATTGCGCGGCGATACAACACCTCGGTCGAAGCGATCATGGCGGCGAATCGTCTTTCGAATTACAACATTTACGTTGGACAAACCTTAATCATCCCGCGCTAA
- the era gene encoding GTPase Era, producing MNHIDPTLVFTQHKSGFAAIVGKPNVGKSTLVNRYVGAKIAIVSPKPQTTRRALRGILTRPDAQVIFVDTPGIHKPLHKLGSTMVQAATRTINDVDVVVFVADGSHLPTEEDIHIGRLLNDKCRAPVLLALNKMDLLKPEHVQENTEAFWSLIKHEDWMRVSAQRGDNCDKLLTQILARLPEGPELYPADQVTDQNLQMMASELIREQVLKHTRQEIPHSVAVAIEEWQDRRDDLTHIGATIYVERDTQKGIIIGARGAMLKQIGQDARKEIETWVGHKVFLELWVKVWEKWRERGDSLRELGYSNE from the coding sequence ATGAATCATATAGACCCCACGCTCGTTTTTACGCAACACAAATCCGGTTTTGCCGCGATTGTCGGCAAGCCGAATGTCGGCAAGTCCACACTCGTCAATCGGTACGTCGGCGCAAAAATCGCAATCGTCTCGCCCAAACCGCAGACGACGCGACGCGCGCTGCGCGGCATCCTCACGCGTCCGGACGCGCAAGTTATTTTCGTGGACACGCCCGGCATCCACAAACCCTTGCACAAGCTCGGCAGCACGATGGTGCAAGCCGCGACGCGAACGATCAACGATGTGGACGTCGTTGTGTTCGTCGCCGATGGTTCGCACCTGCCAACCGAGGAAGACATCCATATCGGTCGCTTGCTCAACGATAAATGCCGCGCGCCGGTTTTGCTCGCGCTCAACAAAATGGATTTGCTCAAACCCGAACATGTACAGGAAAACACCGAAGCGTTCTGGTCACTCATCAAGCACGAAGATTGGATGCGCGTTTCGGCTCAACGCGGCGACAACTGCGATAAACTGCTCACGCAAATTCTCGCGCGCTTGCCGGAGGGTCCCGAACTTTATCCCGCCGATCAAGTGACCGATCAGAATTTGCAAATGATGGCGTCCGAGTTGATCCGCGAGCAAGTGCTCAAACACACACGCCAGGAAATTCCGCATTCGGTCGCGGTCGCGATTGAAGAATGGCAAGACCGCCGTGACGATCTCACGCACATCGGCGCGACGATTTACGTGGAACGCGATACGCAAAAAGGCATCATCATCGGCGCGCGCGGCGCGATGCTCAAACAAATCGGGCAGGACGCGCGCAAAGAAATCGAAACCTGGGTCGGGCACAAGGTGTTTTTGGAACTGTGGGTCAAGGTCTGGGAGAAATGGCGCGAGCGCGGCGATAGTCTGCGCGAGCTGGGATATTCGAACGAATAA
- a CDS encoding histidine phosphatase family protein, protein MKTRFILIRHGQTEWNRVERFRGRADLPLNDTGLAQAQKIAARLANEKIAAIYASPLLRALQTAKPLAEAQQLEVQQHPGLLDIDFGALEGMTTEEAQQAFPEVIEKWRMTPGKVKFPKGGSLKMVHARLDNLLEDVATKHAGETIALVSHRVVCHALLCKILGIPTDALWRIRQDNACINIFEKRDDNFVVMLMNDTNHL, encoded by the coding sequence ATGAAAACCAGATTCATCCTGATCCGTCACGGTCAGACCGAATGGAATCGCGTCGAACGATTTCGCGGACGCGCGGATTTGCCGTTGAACGATACGGGATTGGCGCAAGCGCAAAAGATCGCCGCGCGTTTGGCGAACGAAAAAATCGCGGCGATTTACGCGAGTCCATTGCTACGCGCGTTGCAAACCGCTAAACCTCTCGCGGAGGCGCAACAACTCGAAGTGCAACAACATCCTGGGTTGCTCGATATTGATTTTGGCGCGCTCGAAGGGATGACGACCGAGGAGGCGCAACAAGCGTTTCCCGAAGTCATCGAAAAATGGCGTATGACACCCGGCAAGGTCAAGTTCCCCAAGGGCGGTTCGCTCAAGATGGTGCACGCGCGGCTCGACAATCTGTTGGAAGATGTGGCGACCAAGCACGCCGGCGAAACGATTGCGCTCGTGTCGCATCGCGTCGTCTGCCACGCGTTGCTGTGCAAAATCCTGGGCATCCCCACCGACGCGTTGTGGCGCATTCGCCAGGACAACGCGTGCATCAACATTTTTGAAAAGCGCGACGATAATTTTGTCGTGATGCTGATGAACGACACGAACCATTTATGA
- a CDS encoding archease, with product MKRFEEIPHTADWSFRAFGRDPRELFANAAHALFALQGARAADDAPEIAREIKLSAIDLEALFVTWLSELLWFQESHRETYTRFEIEMLTPTELRARVFGSPRIAMDKVIKAVTYHNLKIEETREGWQAVVVVDV from the coding sequence ATGAAACGTTTTGAAGAAATTCCCCACACTGCCGATTGGTCGTTTCGCGCGTTCGGGCGCGATCCGCGCGAGCTGTTCGCGAACGCGGCGCACGCGTTGTTTGCGTTGCAAGGTGCGCGCGCCGCGGACGACGCGCCGGAAATCGCGCGCGAAATCAAATTGAGCGCGATAGATCTCGAAGCGCTTTTCGTTACCTGGCTGAGCGAATTACTGTGGTTCCAAGAATCGCATCGCGAAACGTACACGCGATTCGAAATCGAAATGCTCACGCCAACCGAATTACGCGCGCGCGTGTTCGGCTCGCCGCGCATCGCGATGGACAAGGTCATCAAGGCAGTCACGTATCATAATTTGAAGATCGAGGAAACGCGTGAGGGCTGGCAAGCGGTGGTGGTGGTGGATGTGTAG
- a CDS encoding ribbon-helix-helix protein, CopG family: MAMMVRKQVHLKKSQAATLKRQARLRGVSEAELIREAIEREVIALARPQTATWTKERAYIQSLIKQGPVPGKRTWTREELYKYGDPSGRLREN, translated from the coding sequence ATGGCAATGATGGTCCGCAAACAAGTCCATCTTAAAAAAAGTCAAGCCGCGACATTGAAACGCCAAGCGCGTTTGCGCGGGGTCAGCGAAGCCGAATTGATTCGCGAAGCGATTGAACGCGAGGTTATCGCCCTAGCGCGCCCCCAAACTGCAACTTGGACAAAGGAACGCGCCTACATTCAATCGTTGATCAAGCAAGGTCCGGTTCCCGGCAAGCGAACGTGGACACGCGAGGAACTATATAAATACGGAGACCCGTCAGGTCGCTTGCGCGAAAACTGA
- a CDS encoding MFS transporter has translation MFNVIILGIASFLTDVSTEMVYPLLPLYLTSARIGATPAIVGLIEGFSESIASLLRVFSGAWSDRWQRRKPIAIGGYAFSTLGKVLLYFSMSWQIVFAGRLSDRFGKGVRTAPRDALIADSTTEQNRGNAFGLHRALDTAGASLGVILAYLLFVSNHTEFGTIFLWSLVPAGLGVLALFLVREKIAPRAAPQKKKEPWWTNLGTHWHALDRRLKVFLVIIFIFALGNSSNQFLLLRANDLGFDTATTILMYLVFNVVYSLGSWPLGRLSDRVGRKRLLVLGYLTYGVVYFGFAIASPLALWGLFATYGLYYALTEGVEKALVSDIAPAGMRATLIGLHATFVGVGLLPASLLAGWLWNAFGASAPFYFGGGMGIVAAIALWLLI, from the coding sequence TTGTTCAACGTTATCATTCTTGGTATCGCCAGTTTTCTCACCGATGTCAGCACCGAAATGGTGTACCCACTGCTCCCGCTCTATCTCACCTCTGCGCGTATCGGCGCAACGCCGGCAATTGTTGGGTTGATCGAAGGATTTTCCGAAAGTATTGCGAGTTTGCTCCGCGTTTTTTCCGGCGCGTGGTCCGACCGCTGGCAACGCCGCAAGCCGATCGCGATTGGCGGGTATGCCTTCAGCACCCTGGGCAAAGTCTTGCTGTACTTTTCTATGTCGTGGCAGATCGTATTCGCCGGACGGTTGAGCGATCGCTTTGGCAAAGGCGTCCGCACCGCGCCGCGTGACGCGCTGATCGCCGATTCGACGACGGAGCAGAATCGCGGGAACGCGTTCGGTTTGCACCGCGCGCTCGACACCGCGGGCGCGAGTTTGGGCGTGATTCTCGCATACCTGTTGTTCGTATCGAACCATACCGAGTTCGGCACGATCTTTTTGTGGTCGTTGGTTCCCGCCGGACTAGGCGTCCTCGCGCTGTTCCTCGTCCGCGAGAAAATCGCGCCGCGCGCCGCGCCGCAGAAGAAAAAGGAACCTTGGTGGACGAACTTGGGTACGCACTGGCACGCGCTCGACCGGCGACTCAAAGTCTTTTTGGTGATCATTTTCATTTTTGCGTTGGGCAACTCGTCGAATCAATTCTTGTTGTTGCGCGCCAACGATCTCGGCTTTGACACGGCGACGACGATTTTGATGTACCTCGTGTTCAACGTCGTTTACTCGCTCGGCTCGTGGCCCCTCGGACGTTTGTCGGATCGCGTCGGGCGCAAGCGTTTGCTCGTCCTGGGTTATTTGACGTACGGCGTGGTGTATTTTGGTTTTGCGATTGCCAGTCCGCTCGCGCTGTGGGGCTTGTTCGCGACGTACGGCTTGTACTATGCGTTGACCGAAGGCGTCGAAAAGGCGCTCGTGTCCGACATCGCGCCGGCTGGCATGCGCGCGACGCTGATCGGCTTGCATGCGACGTTTGTCGGCGTCGGTTTGTTGCCGGCTTCGTTGCTCGCCGGTTGGTTGTGGAACGCGTTCGGCGCGTCCGCGCCGTTCTACTTTGGCGGCGGCATGGGCATCGTCGCCGCAATCGCGCTTTGGTTGTTGATCTGA
- a CDS encoding type II toxin-antitoxin system RelE/ParE family toxin gives MVKPYAVEFGPEARESLRHFGKSDSQRILNKIKWLCENLDDVSQESLSGEFRGLFKLRVGDYRVAYTLSHEMRLITIHLIDHRRSVYKRR, from the coding sequence ATGGTAAAGCCGTACGCGGTTGAATTCGGACCCGAAGCGCGTGAATCTTTGCGCCATTTTGGAAAATCGGACAGTCAACGCATCTTGAACAAGATCAAGTGGCTCTGTGAAAACTTGGATGATGTATCCCAGGAATCCTTGTCCGGCGAGTTCAGAGGATTGTTCAAACTTCGAGTCGGAGACTATCGCGTCGCATACACACTTTCACATGAAATGCGGTTGATCACGATTCACTTGATTGACCACCGACGTAGTGTTTACAAACGCCGGTAG
- a CDS encoding RtcB family protein, which yields MIRKQDLERISENVWQVPQNYREDMRVPARLYADEELVEDALQDESVNQLVNTATLPGVVKYAIAMPDVHQGYGAPVGGVFATQMPDGVISPGAIGYDINCLAGDSRVLHHFGYTVPIAEMESSWQQDTLVCQDFSHERAMDTRIVRFLKLKPRARVYRVTTDTGDTITATGDHPFWTPEGMVALSNIRPGDCVALYPFAGVPFEKPSDEIVVDREAILRILKLHDKDSRGNSDTQILNQLNRRGLLPLRLTARQIPHLLRLLGYVWGDGTIYFAGKRGNGITWFWGKPEDLEKIRADVQALGFTPSRIYARERNHAIKTFYADYQIETTETAFKVSSSAFAALCAALGAPVGNKTRQDFEMPTWLMSAPLWQKRLFLAALFGAELSAPKPFKMRNYNFYTPMLSMTKREPFVASGKRFIRAVSELLAEFGVETKTISTRIENESHRLRLVLSSKPESLINLWSKVGFEYNQSRRALANVALQYIKHKREIVTRRARAAADAVVMQGAGVARAEIFARLTTPEVNERFIERSLYEGRDTAPRVATNFAMFDEYRARATTGLGASGMVWSRIACVEVVPFDDAVYDFTVAHHDHNFIANGFVVSNCGVRLLASELRAEEIAPQIKDLATALYKNCPSGVGSEGSVSLGFKDLDEVLETGSEWARKKGFARQEDLDRTEERGRMYHADAAFVSKRAKERGKHQLGTLGAGNHFIEVDRVAVVYDDAVADALGLFPEQIVAQIHCGSRGLGHQVCTDYVNDFQRVVRDAARKIVLPDRELVCAPFESDEGQAYFKAMACAANFAFANRQVLAHHIRRSFEEVFAGVVKNFGLFQIYDIAHNMGKIEEHTLGGVSVKVCVHRKGATRAFGPGSPVLPSDLRDIGQPVLIPGSMGTASYVLIGTAGSMEQTFGSSCHGAGRVMSRARAKREVRGEQLREELGARGIVIRAGSMPGLAEEAPQAYKDVSRVVEVVHRAGIGKKVARLEPLAVIKG from the coding sequence ATGATTCGCAAACAAGACCTCGAACGCATTAGCGAGAATGTCTGGCAGGTGCCGCAGAATTATCGCGAAGATATGCGTGTGCCGGCGCGGCTGTACGCGGACGAAGAATTGGTGGAAGACGCGTTGCAGGACGAATCGGTGAATCAACTCGTCAACACCGCGACCTTGCCCGGCGTCGTCAAGTACGCGATCGCGATGCCGGACGTGCATCAAGGGTACGGCGCGCCGGTCGGCGGCGTGTTCGCCACGCAAATGCCGGACGGCGTGATTTCGCCGGGTGCGATCGGGTACGATATCAACTGCCTTGCCGGCGATTCGCGTGTTCTGCACCACTTTGGTTATACGGTTCCGATTGCCGAGATGGAGTCGAGTTGGCAACAAGATACGCTGGTCTGCCAAGATTTCTCGCACGAACGCGCGATGGACACGCGCATCGTTCGCTTTCTCAAACTCAAGCCCCGCGCGCGCGTTTACCGCGTCACGACTGATACCGGCGACACGATCACAGCAACGGGCGATCATCCATTTTGGACGCCGGAAGGAATGGTCGCATTGTCGAACATTCGCCCGGGGGATTGCGTTGCGCTCTATCCTTTTGCCGGCGTGCCTTTTGAAAAACCATCCGACGAAATCGTCGTGGATCGCGAAGCGATTTTGCGAATACTCAAACTGCACGATAAAGATTCGCGCGGCAATTCCGACACGCAAATTCTCAATCAGTTGAATCGTCGCGGTTTGTTGCCTTTGCGTCTGACCGCGCGCCAGATACCCCATTTGCTCCGTTTGCTCGGTTACGTTTGGGGCGATGGCACGATTTATTTCGCCGGCAAACGCGGCAATGGGATTACTTGGTTCTGGGGCAAGCCGGAAGATTTGGAAAAGATTCGCGCTGACGTGCAGGCACTAGGTTTCACTCCATCGCGTATCTATGCGCGTGAGCGCAACCACGCGATCAAAACGTTTTACGCCGATTACCAAATCGAGACGACCGAGACGGCGTTCAAAGTCAGCAGTTCCGCGTTTGCCGCGCTGTGCGCCGCGCTGGGCGCGCCGGTCGGCAACAAGACGCGTCAAGATTTCGAAATGCCGACTTGGTTGATGTCCGCGCCGCTGTGGCAGAAGCGGTTGTTCCTCGCCGCGTTGTTTGGCGCAGAGTTATCCGCACCCAAACCATTCAAAATGCGGAACTATAACTTTTACACGCCAATGCTTTCGATGACCAAGCGCGAACCATTCGTCGCCAGCGGCAAACGATTTATCCGCGCGGTATCGGAACTCCTTGCCGAGTTTGGCGTCGAGACGAAAACGATCAGCACGCGCATCGAGAATGAATCGCATCGTTTGCGCCTTGTATTGTCGTCCAAGCCGGAGAGTTTGATCAATCTTTGGAGCAAGGTCGGGTTCGAATACAATCAGTCTCGCCGCGCGTTGGCTAACGTCGCGCTGCAATATATCAAACACAAGCGCGAGATTGTAACGCGCCGCGCGCGCGCCGCCGCGGATGCAGTGGTGATGCAAGGGGCTGGCGTTGCGCGCGCAGAAATCTTTGCGCGGCTCACGACGCCGGAGGTCAACGAACGATTTATCGAACGTTCGTTGTACGAAGGACGCGACACCGCGCCGCGTGTCGCCACCAACTTTGCGATGTTCGACGAATATCGCGCTCGGGCTACTACCGGGCTAGGCGCAAGTGGAATGGTTTGGTCGCGCATTGCATGCGTCGAAGTGGTTCCCTTCGACGATGCGGTGTACGATTTCACCGTCGCGCATCACGATCATAATTTCATCGCCAACGGTTTTGTCGTTTCAAACTGTGGCGTCCGCCTGCTCGCGTCGGAGTTGCGCGCGGAAGAAATCGCACCGCAGATCAAAGACCTCGCCACCGCGCTGTACAAAAATTGTCCGAGCGGCGTCGGGTCGGAGGGAAGCGTTTCCCTTGGTTTCAAAGACCTCGACGAAGTGTTGGAAACGGGATCCGAGTGGGCGCGCAAAAAAGGTTTTGCGCGGCAAGAAGACCTGGATCGCACCGAGGAACGCGGGCGCATGTATCACGCGGACGCGGCGTTCGTTTCCAAACGCGCCAAGGAACGCGGCAAGCATCAACTTGGCACGCTCGGCGCGGGCAATCACTTTATCGAAGTGGATCGCGTTGCGGTGGTGTACGATGACGCTGTCGCGGACGCGCTCGGCTTGTTCCCCGAACAAATCGTCGCGCAGATTCACTGCGGCTCGCGCGGGCTGGGTCATCAAGTCTGCACCGATTACGTGAACGATTTTCAACGCGTCGTGCGCGACGCTGCGCGCAAAATCGTATTGCCCGATCGTGAACTCGTGTGCGCGCCGTTCGAGTCAGACGAAGGGCAAGCGTACTTCAAAGCGATGGCGTGCGCCGCGAATTTTGCGTTCGCGAATCGCCAGGTGCTCGCGCATCACATTCGTCGCTCGTTTGAAGAGGTGTTTGCCGGCGTCGTTAAAAATTTCGGGCTGTTCCAGATTTACGACATCGCGCACAACATGGGCAAGATTGAAGAGCACACGCTTGGCGGCGTGAGCGTCAAGGTGTGCGTGCATCGCAAAGGCGCGACGCGCGCATTCGGTCCTGGGTCGCCGGTGTTGCCGAGCGATCTGCGCGACATCGGGCAACCGGTGCTGATTCCCGGCTCGATGGGTACCGCGTCCTACGTGTTGATCGGCACCGCCGGTTCGATGGAGCAAACGTTCGGCTCGTCGTGTCACGGCGCGGGTCGCGTGATGAGTCGCGCGCGCGCGAAACGCGAGGTGCGCGGCGAACAACTGCGCGAGGAACTGGGCGCGCGCGGCATCGTCATTCGCGCCGGCTCGATGCCGGGTCTCGCGGAAGAAGCGCCGCAAGCGTACAAAGATGTGTCGCGCGTCGTCGAGGTCGTGCATCGCGCCGGCATCGGCAAAAAAGTCGCGCGGCTTGAACCGCTCGCGGTGATCAAAGGTTAG